The Bradyrhizobium betae genomic interval ATGGAGACACCGACACCCGTGTCGGCGCTCCTCCACGCCGGCGTGATCAACGCCGGCGGCTTCCTCGTGCTGCGTTTCGCCGACGTCATTTCGCTCTCGTCGCCATCGATGGAGATCCTGGTCATCGTTGGCGGCGTTACCGCGCTGTTCGGATCGGTCGTCATGCTGACCCAGACCAGCGTCAAGGTTTCGCTGGCCTATTCGACCATCGCCCAGATGGGCTTCATGATGCTGCAATGCGGGCTCGGCGCGTTCGCCGCAGCGTTGCTGCACATCGTCGCTCACTCGCTCTACAAGGCCCACGCCTTCCTCTCGTCTGGCAGCGTCATCGACCTGGCGCGGGCGTCGTGGTCGCCGAGCCCCGGCGGTCAGCCGCACCCGGCCCGGATGGCGATGATCGTCGGCCTGGTCCTGGCCGCGGCTTTGGTCGTGGGGACGCTGTTCGGCGCGACGATCACCGCGCAACCCGGTGTGTTCGCCCTCGGCGCGGTGGTGATGCTGGGTCTCGCGCACCTCATAACCCAGGCCTTCGACGAGCGGCCAAGCCTCTATGTCGTCGGCCGGACGGCCGCGCTCGCACTGGTGGTGTCGCTCGCCTATTTCGGACTCCAATGGGCGGTGGAGCATGTGCTTGCCGGGTCCTTGCCCCCGGTGCAGGCGCTGCGCGGACCACTCGACCTCGTCATCGTCGCCCTGGTCGTCCTGGCGTTCGCGGCGGTGACCGTCTTCCAGAGCGTCTTGCCGGGCAAGGCGGACGCCCCGCGCTGGCAGGCGGCCTACGTCCACCTTGCCAACGGCCTCTACGTCAACACGCTCGCCAACCGGCTGGTGCTGCGGTTCTGGCCAAGCCCGCCGCCGCCGCCCGCGATCGTTCCTTCGACCCCTGTCAGCGGAGTTCCCTCATGAGCCATGCCGTCGCCGCCGCGATCGACCCGCCGAGGCGGGCGCAAGATGCGGAGCCAGTGGCCAACCCGCCACGCCCGGCGATCGACGCCGCCATCGACCGGGCGTGCAATAAGATCGCGCCGCTTTGGCCGCTCAAGCACTTCGTCGCGGTCAATCCGTTTCTCGGCTTCAGCGACCAGAGCTTTTCCTCGACGTGCGCGACGCTGCGCCGCGTCGCCGGCGTCGACATGCTGATGCCGCGTGCATTCTACCGAGAAGCGCTGGCGGCGGGACGGATCGAGGATCGCGACCTGAAGGCGGCGGTCGCCGCGACGTCCGGTCACGCAGCGCTGGCGAGCGACGACGCGGCGCTGCGCCGGTCGGCCGCAACAGACCCGGTGACGAAGAGGCCAAAAGCAGTGGTTGCGACCGTCGCCGAGGTTCTCGACAGCCTGTCGGCGGGCGACCGCCAAGCCTCGCGCACTGCCTTCATGATCGACGAGATCTCGAAGTGGTGCGCGGCCTATTTCGACGAGGGTCAAGCCGCGTGGAAGCTGCCGTCGCGGGCGCTGCCGCCTTACGCCGCCTGGCGCGCGGCTATGCAGTTCGACCGCAACCCCGAGACGATGGGAATCAAGGGCTTCCGCAAGGCCGTCGCCGCCATGCCGGACGACCCGCGCGAAGCGATCGCCGCAGTCGTGGGCGCGCTCGGCATCCCCGAGCGCGCGGTCGAGGATTACCTGCACCGCGCGCTGATCGATGTCGGCGGCTGGGCCGCCTATGCGCGATACCGCGTCTGGGACAACTCGCTCTACGGGCGCGATGACGACACGCTGGTGCAGCTGTTGGCGATCCGGGTGGTGTGGGGCTATGCGCTGTTCCTCGAACGCGCCGACCCGGATTTTAGGGCGGCATGGTCGAAGGCGATGGCAGAGGCCACCGCGCTGCCGGAGGACGAGCGCCTTGGCGACGATCCGGAGCTGGTCGTCGATCTGATGCTGCACGAAGCCTATGAGGCCGGGTATCAGCGCCAGTTACTGGCGCGGCTCGGGCAGCACCTCGCATCCCCCGTGCCCTCAAAGGCTGTGCGCAAGGCGTTCCAGGCGGCGTTCTGCATCGACGTGCGCTCCGAGGTCTATCGGCGCGCGCTCGAGACGGTCTGCCCCGACGCCGAGACGATCGGCTTCGCCGGCTTCTTCGGCTTCCCAATCGAATATGTGCCGATCGGCCGCGACACCGGCGGCGCGCAATGCCCGGTGCTGCTCAAACCCGCCTTCGTCGTCTGCGAGGCGGTCGCCGGTGCTTCCGAGCCCGAGGAGGCGGAGATCCTCAACCGGCGCCTGCTGCGCCGCCGCGCGGCGAAGGCGTGGAAGGCGTTCAAGCTCTCGGCGGTGTCTTCCTTCACCTATGTCGAGACGGCGGGGTTGCTGTTCGCCGGCAAGCTCGTCGGCGACAGCGCGCGCCTGACCCGGACGGTCAGCGACCCCAATACCGATGGCCTCGACGAGAGCGTCATCGATCGGGTGGGCCCGCGTCTAGATCCCCGCGCGGTGGCTGGCCGGCTCACCGGCTTCGACGACGCGCAGCGTGTCGCCATGGCCGAGGCCGTCCTGCGCGCGATGTCGATGACGCAAGACTTCGCGCGCCTGGTCCTGCTCACCGGGCACGGCAGCACGACCGTCAACAATCCCCATGCCTCGGGGCTCGATTGCGGCGCGTGCGGCGGCCACACCGGCGAGGCGAACGCACGGGTCGCCGCCGCCATCCTCAACGATCCGGGCGTGCGCAGAGGTCTCGCCGGCAAGGGAATCGATATCCCCGAGGACACCTGGTTCCTGGGCTGCCTGCACGATACGACCACCGACGAGGTCCACATCTTCGACGCGGACGATCTCCCCGCGTCCCACGCCGCCGATCTCGCCGCTCTGCGCAGGGCGCTGGCGAAGGCTTCGTCGCTGGCGCGCGCCGAACGCGCGCTGGGGCTCGGAATCGACAAGACCAGGGACGTTGATCGTGCGGTGAAGGCGCGTAGCCGCGACTGGGCGCAGGTCCGTCCCGAATGGGGGCTCGCGGGCAACGCCGCCTTCATCGCCGCGCCGCGGTCACGGACGCGCGGGCTCGATCTCGGCGGCCGCGCCTTCCTGCACGACTATGACTGGCGCAAGGACGACGGGTTCGGCGTGCTCGAACTGATCATGACCGCGCCGATGGTCGTCGCGAGCTGGATCAACCTGCAATATTACGGCTCGACCGTGAACAACCGCGCCTTCGGCAGCGGCAACAAGGTGCTGCACAACGTCGTCGGGCAGCTGGGGGTGCTGGAGGGCAACTCCGGTGACCTCAAGGTGGGATTGCCCTGGCAGTCGGTCCACGACGGCGAGCGCTTCGTGCATGAACCGCTGCGGCTCAACGTCTTCATCGCAGCCCCCGAAGACGCGCTGAATGGCGTCATCGAGAAGCACGCGGGCGTTCGTCATCTCGTCGACAACGGCTGGGTTCACCTCTTCCGGCTGGCCGATGAAGGCCGGGTGATCCGCCGCTACGTCGGTGGGCTTCAATGGGAAGCCGCCGCATGACCGCACGGCTGTCCCACCTCGCGCGACTGGAATCGGAGGCGATCCACATCCTGCGCGAAGCCGTCGCCGAAGCGCGCAAGCCGGTGATGCTGTTCTCGGCCGGCAAGGACTCGACCGTGCTCGCTTACCTCGCCTTGCGCGCCTTCTTCCCGGGAAGGCCTCCGTTCCCGCTGCTCCACATCGACTCGACCTGGGAGTTCCAGTCGCTGCTCGACTTCCGCGACGGCTTCGCGCGAGAGCATCGCTTCGAGTTGATCGTCCACGCCAATGAGGCGGCGCGCGCCGCCGGTCTCAACCCGTTCGATCATGGCGATCGCTATACGTTGGAGATGCGCACCGAGCCGCTCAAGGCCGCGCTGGACCAGGGCGGCTATGACTTCGTCTTCGGCGGGGCGCGCCGCGACGAAGAGAAGTCGCGGGCCAAAGAGCGGGTGTTTTCCGTTCGGAGCGCCGGCCATGTCTGGGATCCGCGCCAACAGCGGCCCGAACTCTGGAACCTATACAACACCCGGCTCGGCAAGGATCAGTCGGCGCGGGTGTTCCCGCTCTCGAACTGGACCGAAACCGACGTCTGGACCTACGCGCTGACACACGACATCGCGCTGGCGCCGCTCTATTTCGCCGCGCCCCGGCCGGTTGTCGAGAGGGGCGGCGGGCTGATCGTCGTCGATGATGAGCCCCGCATGCGACTGCGGGCCGGCGAAACCGTCCAAACCAAGACCGTGCGTTTTCGGACGCTCGGCTGCTGGCCGGTGACGGCGGCGGTCGAATCCGACGCGGCCGACCTCCGCTCAGTCGTTCAGGAGACGTTGGCTGCCACGGGATCGGAACGTCAGGGCCGGATCAGTGACGGCGAGGACGGCGGCTCGCTCGAACAGAAGAAGCGGGAGGGGTATTTCTAGTCATGCCGGCCGCTCCGCGCCCCTACGACGATGAACTGGCGATGCTCGCGACGATGCACGCCAAGGAGCGGGTGATCGCGCCGCTGCTGGAACGATCGCTCGGCGTGCGCGTCAGGGTAAGCAGCGGCATCGATACTGACCGGTTTGGGACCTTCAGCCGGGACGTCGAGCGGACCGGCTCGCAGCTCGATGCCGCGCGGGCCAAGATCGCGGCGGCGTTCGCGGAAGCGCCCGACGCTCAGTTCGCGTTGGCCAGCGAAGGCAGTTTCGGCCCTCATCCTTACATCCCGTTCGCGCCGCTCGCCCGCGAGATCGTCGTCCTGGCCGATCGCGCGCGCGGGATTGAGCTCATCGGTCGTCATGCGAGCCTGACCACCAACTTCAGTCACGCGGTTGTTTCAGACTTGCCCAGCGCGCGCGCATTTTGCGAGCGGGCCCAGTTCCCCGGTCATGGCGTGATCGTCATCGGCTGCATCGACGGTGAGCCGGCGCCTGGCCGCGCGCTCATCAAGGACATCGCCAGCGCGGCGGACCTCGACAACGCTGTGACTCAGACGATCGCGATGTGCGGCGCGGCCTTCGTCGAGACCGACATGCGAGCCCATCGCAACCCGACCCGCATGCGCGCCATCAAAGCCGCCACCCTCGATCTGGTCCGCCGGTTCCGCAGCAAGTGTCCCGTGTGCGCGGCGCCCGGATTCGCGGTAACCGAGCGGCTTTCCGGTCTGCCCTGTTCGTGGTGCGGCGGGCCAACTCTGGCGATCAAGGCGGACGTGCTTTCGTGCGAGGGCTGTGGTCATCGGATCGAGCGCCCCGTCGCAGCGACGACGGCGGACCCAGGTCAATGCGGCGATTGCAACCCCTGAGGTCAGTCGAGAGAGGAGGTCCACATGGCAGAAGTCGGAAAGCCCCGCGACGGCCCAGCAGACACCGACTCGATGATCGAATGGGTCCTGTCGCACCCTGGTATGAGCAAGTGGCTAAAGGACGCGCTGCGTAGCGCACTTGATCGGAACCCCTTTGATGTCCTCAACGACCTCGAAATATTGAAACACCTGTCGACAGCACGATGCCGATCAGCGCTGAGCTCCTATTACGCGGAACCCGACAGCGGCGCCGTCGAGTCCGTCGACAAGGATTGAGCCTGCGCCTCGAGAGATGACAGGAGGCGTTGAAAGGATGGAGCTTCGGCATCTTCGCTACATGGTTGCAGCCGCCGAGCGGGGGAGCTTCCGGCGCGCCGCTAAAGCAATGGGAGTCCACGAGTCCGCTATTAGCCGCCGCGTGCGCGACCTTGAGGATGAGATCGGCGCAGCACTGTTTGTCCGCCATCACGGGGGCGTTCAACTCACCCATGCAGGCAACCAGTTTCTCGTCCGGGCACGCAAGGCCCTGCGGCATATTGGTCATGCAGCGATGGATGCCGGCTCGCACGGGCGTGGAGAGGCTGGAGCTGTCCGGATCGGCATATTCTCTTCTCTTGCTTCCGGATTCCTCGCTGATCTGCTGCGCAGCTTCATTGCGGCACATCCGGCCATCCGACCCGACCTTGTCGAGGGCGGACCGTCTACGCACATCAACGCGATACAGCGGCTTGAACTTGACGTTGCGTTTCTCACTGGCGAACCGAGCGCGGAGGGCTGTGATGTGGCACAGCTTTGGACGGAACGCGTTTATGTGGCAGTCCCCCTGGGTGACGAGTTGTCGAAGATGGCGGTTATTTCGTGGGCGGCCCTATACGAGCGACACTTCATCATCAGCGATACCGACCCCGGGCCCGAAATCCACGACTATCTCATCAAGCACCTCGCTGACCTCGGTCGTCACCCGAGCATTGAGAGCCATCGCGTTGGGCGAGATAATCTGATGCACCTCGTGGCCCTTGGGCGAGGTCTGACTTTGACAAGCGAAGCGACCATAGCGACGCGCTTCCCCGGTGTTGTTTACCGGCCGCTCTCGGACGATCTCCTCACGTTCTGTGCCGTATGGTCTCCGCGAAACGACAATCCGGCCTTGAGACGATTGCTCAGCCTCGCCAAGTCGCTGTCAGCGCCCCAAGGGCTCGCAAGGTCACGCGTCGATTCCTAAGTCTTGAATCAATTACAATGTCGTCGAATGCGGTTCAGCTACCTGTTGTCCGACGCGCTTTTGCGAACGCTCGATCGGTCGCCATGAACCGCTCGATCATCGGTGAAATCAGCTTGATCGGATCACCGACAGGCCGACCCGTCTCGCGCGCGAGCACCTCGGCGTAGGCGATCAGGTTCCGATGGACGGTCGCCGGCAGTTCGACCGACGCCTTAACCGGCTTGTCGTCGTCGAGGGCGCCAAGTTTCAGCTTCGCCATGGTCAACCTCCATAGGGCTCGAGAACAAGGTCGCGCGTTACGATGACCCGTACGGGGAATCCCGGTCGGATCGTAAGCGTCGGCGCGACGTTGAGCTGACGGCGGACGATCTGCTGGCCGGCGTCATTGATGGTGTCCTGTCCGCCGTTGCGGATCGCCTGGATCAGGCGGTTCTCATCGTTGGTCGCGAGCTCGGCGCCGACGCTTAGCAACGTGGAGAGGCCAGCCGCCTTGGCGAGATCCCACCAATGATAATCGACGCCGTCCTGAAGACCGGCGTAGCCTTCCGCATCAGCACCGGGCTGACGCTCGAGCACAATTGACCGGCCGTTCGGGAAGATCAGCCGGTTCCAGACCAGCAGCACGCGGCTTTGACCGAACTGAACGTTGTTGTCGTATTGGCCGATGATGCGCGTGCCTTGTGGCACGAGCAGGGTACGTCCGGTTGGGCTGTCATAGATGTTTTCGGTCACCTGGGCTGCAATTTGGCCCGGAAGGTCGGAACGGATGCCGGTAATGAGCGCGGCGGAGATGACCGCGCCCGCCTGCAGGATGTTCGGCGACGCCGGCGCGGCGACGCGGTCGGGGGCGACCGTGCGCCGATCGGCGGCGGCATTGAGGAAGGCGAGCTGCCGATCCTGCGCTGTGGGTGTGGCGGGTTGCGGCGCCAGCCCGAGGCCTGTGAGATCGGGCGCCGGTGGGGGCGCGACAGAGGCAACGCCGGCTGCCGGCGATGACAGCGGACGGCCCTCCGTCCCGGCAAAGAGCTTGGCAGTGCGCGCGGTCTCGATCTCCTGGAGACGTCGTTGCTCCTCGGCGCTGAGGCCGGGGTTCGGCGTGGCGATGCCGGGCACCGGCACCGGTTGGCCGCGGTTCTGCGCGTCGAGGATTGGGCGACCGAGATCGCCTGGGAGCGGTGGTCCGAGCTGCGGAACCCGGCTGTAGTCGCGCGGGAGGCTCGCCAAGCCGTCCGCGGTCGAGCGGTTGTCGGTGGAATAGAGCTCCTCGGAGGCCTTGCCGCCGTCGCGGGTTTGAAGCGCGTAGATCAGGGCGCCGCCGAGGCCGACGCTCGCGACCAGCCCGATCCCGGCGAGCACCTTGCGTGACAGCCGCGTGACCCTTGGTGCTTCGGCGCGCAGCCGCATGGTCGAGGCAGCCTCCGGGGCGGCCCCCGTCAGCGGCGCCGTCTCGTCTTTCGGGGACTGCGGCTCGCTCACGATGTGGGCCTCCCGTCGGTGCGGGTAACGCGAACCCGCCTCTGGCGATCGCCGGCGCCCAACCGCAGCTCGGCGGCCGCGAACAGGCGATCGACGATCATGTAGTTGCCGCGAACGCGGTAGTTCACGAGCTCGGACGTGTTGCCCTCAGGGCCGACCACGAACAACGGCGGCATCTCGCCCTGGGCGATGCCCCGGGGGAACTCGATGAACACCTGCCGCCCATCGTCATAGGCGCGCAGCGGCCGCCAAGGCGCGCGGTCGCCCTCGATGGCGTAGCGGAAGTTGATGTTGGCGAGGTCGACGCCGGTAGCGACCGGCCGCGCCGCCTCGGCCTGCGCGTTCTGGCGGCGAAGCGCGATCAGCTGATCCTGCGGATACTGCCAGGAGACCGACGCCATATAGGTCCGCTCGGTGGAGCGCAGCTCCATATGGTAGGTGCGCAGGTTGGTGTTGATGACCAGGTTCGTCATCAGGTCCGCACGGGTCGGCTTCACCAGGATATGGACTTGGGTGGTCGCGCCGGAGCCGCTCTGGGTGTCGCCGATGATCCAGCGCACCGTGTCGCCGGCGGCCACCGGCCCCGAGCCGACGAGCTGTTCGCCGGGCTGGAGCGCAATGTCGGTGATCTGCCCGACGGCGGTATAGACTTGATAGAGCGCGCCCTGCGTCCACGGATAGACCTGCATGGCGTTGATGAAGCCGTCGCGAACCGGCTGCACCCGCGCGGCGGCATTGGCCTGGTTGACCCGCGCGGCAGGATCGGTCGGCTCGGGCGTCCGGCGACGTTCCTCTACCGGCTTCATCTGGCCGGGCAACGGCAGCGGGCGTGGCAGCTCCACGACCTGGACCGGCGCAGGCGGATCAACCGTCTGCACTGCGGGCGCGGCGTCGTCATACGAAATCTCGGGCGGCTTTTGCGTGGTGGCGCAGCCGGCGAGCGTGGTTGCTGAGAGCAGCAAAGCCGCGATTGTGGACGTGCGGAAAGCCGGGTTTCCGGCTCTACGGAAAGACGGCTTCATTGTCCAAGCTCCCGTGACCAGTTGATGGCGTTGACGTAGATGCCGAGCGGGTTCGCGCGCAGCCGGTCGGCATTGCTCGGGACCTGCACGACGATGGTGAGGATGGCGGTCCAGCGGCTCGTCTCGGCGAGCTGGCCGTTCTCGTAGCGGCGCTCGGTCCAGGCGACGCGGAACGAGTCCGGCGACGCCCGGATCACGCTCGAGACGTCGATCGCGACCTGGATCCGCCCGACCTTGGTGAAGGGGTCGTTCGAGCGTGCATAGTCGTTGAGCGCCGCGGCGCCGCGATCGGTGGTGAAATCGTAGGCGCGCAGCCAATTCTGGCGGACGATGATCGGGTCGGCGGGGATCGAGCGGACCTGCTCGATGAAGCGCGCGAGATGGAAGGCGATCTGGGGATCGGTGGGACGATAGTCCGCGACCGCGGGCGCGATCGCCTGCGCCTGGCCGAGCCGGTCGACCTGCACCACCCAGGGCACGACCGTGCCGCGCGCCGATTGCCAGACGAGCGCGGCCGCGAACCCGGCAGACAGGATCAGCGAGCCGAAGGCCATCAGCCGCCAGTTCCTGGCCTGGACGCGGGCGCCGCCGATCCGGTCATCCCAAACCTGGGCGGCGCGTTGGTAGGGCGTCTCGGGCTCGGGGGTCTTGCCGTAGTGTGTGGAAGGTCTTTTGAACATCAGCGGTCGCTTTCGGAGAGGTTGATGGAGGAGCCGCCGCCATGGCTGTCGCCGCTGCGCACCGCGTGCGCGGCGGCCGTCACGCCGTGGCTGAGGGCTTGGGAGCGTTTCATGCGGCGGGCCCAGGCGGGCGGCGCGTCACTGGCCGCCGACGAGGCTGCGTCCGTCGCGCCGCCGCCGATCGAGCCCATGGTCGACGAACCGCCCGTCGCCTCGAACGCGGTCTTGCCGCCCTCCGAGAAGCTCGACTTCATGCTGGCCGCGGCGCGGCGCAGCGGCGAAGTCGCCCCGCTGCCGGCGGCGCGGGCGACGCCGCCGAGGCCGGAAGCCACGCCAGCCGCGCCCGACTGACCCGCCGCACCGAGGCTGTAGGCGGTGGACGCGCCGCCCGCCATCGCGGCGCCGCCCCGTGCGGCGGCGGCCGCGCCGCCGGCCACGGCTCCGACACCACCGGCGGCCAGACCGGCCGCGGCGCCGCCGGCGGCGATCATGCCTCCGGCCGCGAGCCCGGTCCCGACCGCCGCGCCGGCGCCGAGCTGAGGGCCGCCGGACACCAGCCCGTTGGCGATGCCGGGCCCGAAGATGCCAAGTCCGAGCAGCGACAGTGCGGCGAGCACGATCGCCATGGCCTCATCGATAGTCGGATTGGCGCCGCCGAAACCGGCGGTGAACTCGGAGAACAGTGTCGAGCCGATACCGATGATGACGGCGAGCACCAGGACCTTGATGCCCGACGAGATGACGTTGCCGAGCACCCGCTCGGCCATGAAGGCGCTCTTTCCGAACAGGCCGAAGGGGATGAGCACGAAGCCGGCGAGAGTCGTCAGCTTGAATTCGATCAGGGTAACGAAGAGCTGGATGGCGAGGATGAAGAAGGCGAGCAGCACCAGCGCCCAAGCGAGGAACATGCAGGCGATCTGGATGAAGTTCTCGAAGAACGACCAGTAGCCCATCAGGCTGGAGATCGAATCGAGCAGCGGTCGGCCGGCATCGAGCCCGGTCTGCGCGACCTTGCCGGGGCGCAGCAGATCGGCGGTCGTGAAACCGGTGCCGGAGGCCTTCAGGCCGAGGCCGGCGAAGCTCTCGAAGACGATCCGCGCGAGGTTGTTCCAGTTGCCGATGATGTAGGCGAACACGCCGACGAACAGGGTCTTCTTGACCAGGCGCGCCATGATGTCGTCGTCGGCGCCCCAGCTCCAGAACAGGGCGGCGAGCGTTACGTCGATGACGATCAGCGTGGTCGCGATAAACGCGACCTCGCCACTCAAGAGGCCGAAGCCGCTGTCGATGTAGCGGGTGAAGATCTCGAGGAAATGATCGATGACGCCGGTGCCGCCCATGATGCTATCGGGCCTCGTCCAGCTGCGGCGCCATTTCCTTGCGGATCGGATCATCCGGCATGGAGCGAGTTCCGGCCGCGTCGGGCGGCGTCGGCGGAACCTCGGTGGCCGGGGTGGCGCGCACGCCCGGCCGCGCGCCGGGAGCAAGGAACCGCTCGCGGCTTTCCGCCCAGGCGGAGAGGCATGCCGGATCGCGGGGACCGGCTTCGCCGAGGCGCTGGCACCGGATCAGCTCCGCGCGCAGCGGGTCGGCCGCCACCGCGACGGCGGCGCGCGCGAACGCCGCCGCCGGTTCTTCCTCTTTCCGGGTCATCTCGATCGCCGTCGCAGTGACCGCGACAGCGACGAAGACGATGGCCCCGATCCGCGCGAAAAGCTTGCCGTCCATAAGCTCGCCCTCAGTTCCCGCTTGGGAACATCCGGGCGTTGCCGGGCTGATAGCCGACGCCGGGGGTCAGGAACCGTCGGCGCTGCTCGCGGCCCTGTTCGGCAGCCGCCGCGCGTTCGGCTTCCGAGAGCGATTGCGCGCGGCCGTTGGCGGCGACGACGGCGGTGAGATCGGCGAGCTGTTGGGCCTGGAGTGCGAGGAGCTGGTTGCCGGCCTGGGCCGCCTGCAACGCGCCGGTAGCGCCCTGGCTCTGGCCAACCAGCGCGGACAGCTGCGTGCGGTTGGTGTCGATGTTGCCGACGACGCCCGCCTGCACCCGCATCGCGTCCTGCAAACCGCCAACCGTGTTCTGCCAGCGCTCGCGGGCCTGGGCGACGAGCTGGGCGTCAGACGCGGAGAGTGAGGCGTTGCCGTAGGTCGACTGGAAGGCGCGGTCGACCTGCTGGACGTCGAAGGCGATGTTTTG includes:
- a CDS encoding NADH-quinone oxidoreductase subunit L, yielding MTPNLTWCLALGPFALAVAGLATGSAKSGQRQVGGGAAWIAGFALAMAAAAGLCVAVNGPLVTGTVGFAGVGLGFYVDTLAAIMFVLVAFVGLIVVLYSRNYLDGDRGQARFTKWLCLTLAAVLLLIVSGNLFQFALAWIATSLGLNKLLLFYPERQAAVLAARKKFLASRLGDLCLIAAMVLLHQAFGSLDYAVLFAGAEAMRVGGDIPAAIHAVAVLLVIAALLKSAQFPLHGWLTEVMETPTPVSALLHAGVINAGGFLVLRFADVISLSSPSMEILVIVGGVTALFGSVVMLTQTSVKVSLAYSTIAQMGFMMLQCGLGAFAAALLHIVAHSLYKAHAFLSSGSVIDLARASWSPSPGGQPHPARMAMIVGLVLAAALVVGTLFGATITAQPGVFALGAVVMLGLAHLITQAFDERPSLYVVGRTAALALVVSLAYFGLQWAVEHVLAGSLPPVQALRGPLDLVIVALVVLAFAAVTVFQSVLPGKADAPRWQAAYVHLANGLYVNTLANRLVLRFWPSPPPPPAIVPSTPVSGVPS
- a CDS encoding YbcC family protein, with translation MSHAVAAAIDPPRRAQDAEPVANPPRPAIDAAIDRACNKIAPLWPLKHFVAVNPFLGFSDQSFSSTCATLRRVAGVDMLMPRAFYREALAAGRIEDRDLKAAVAATSGHAALASDDAALRRSAATDPVTKRPKAVVATVAEVLDSLSAGDRQASRTAFMIDEISKWCAAYFDEGQAAWKLPSRALPPYAAWRAAMQFDRNPETMGIKGFRKAVAAMPDDPREAIAAVVGALGIPERAVEDYLHRALIDVGGWAAYARYRVWDNSLYGRDDDTLVQLLAIRVVWGYALFLERADPDFRAAWSKAMAEATALPEDERLGDDPELVVDLMLHEAYEAGYQRQLLARLGQHLASPVPSKAVRKAFQAAFCIDVRSEVYRRALETVCPDAETIGFAGFFGFPIEYVPIGRDTGGAQCPVLLKPAFVVCEAVAGASEPEEAEILNRRLLRRRAAKAWKAFKLSAVSSFTYVETAGLLFAGKLVGDSARLTRTVSDPNTDGLDESVIDRVGPRLDPRAVAGRLTGFDDAQRVAMAEAVLRAMSMTQDFARLVLLTGHGSTTVNNPHASGLDCGACGGHTGEANARVAAAILNDPGVRRGLAGKGIDIPEDTWFLGCLHDTTTDEVHIFDADDLPASHAADLAALRRALAKASSLARAERALGLGIDKTRDVDRAVKARSRDWAQVRPEWGLAGNAAFIAAPRSRTRGLDLGGRAFLHDYDWRKDDGFGVLELIMTAPMVVASWINLQYYGSTVNNRAFGSGNKVLHNVVGQLGVLEGNSGDLKVGLPWQSVHDGERFVHEPLRLNVFIAAPEDALNGVIEKHAGVRHLVDNGWVHLFRLADEGRVIRRYVGGLQWEAAA
- the cysD gene encoding sulfate adenylyltransferase subunit CysD produces the protein MTARLSHLARLESEAIHILREAVAEARKPVMLFSAGKDSTVLAYLALRAFFPGRPPFPLLHIDSTWEFQSLLDFRDGFAREHRFELIVHANEAARAAGLNPFDHGDRYTLEMRTEPLKAALDQGGYDFVFGGARRDEEKSRAKERVFSVRSAGHVWDPRQQRPELWNLYNTRLGKDQSARVFPLSNWTETDVWTYALTHDIALAPLYFAAPRPVVERGGGLIVVDDEPRMRLRAGETVQTKTVRFRTLGCWPVTAAVESDAADLRSVVQETLAATGSERQGRISDGEDGGSLEQKKREGYF
- a CDS encoding DUF6671 family protein; amino-acid sequence: MPAAPRPYDDELAMLATMHAKERVIAPLLERSLGVRVRVSSGIDTDRFGTFSRDVERTGSQLDAARAKIAAAFAEAPDAQFALASEGSFGPHPYIPFAPLAREIVVLADRARGIELIGRHASLTTNFSHAVVSDLPSARAFCERAQFPGHGVIVIGCIDGEPAPGRALIKDIASAADLDNAVTQTIAMCGAAFVETDMRAHRNPTRMRAIKAATLDLVRRFRSKCPVCAAPGFAVTERLSGLPCSWCGGPTLAIKADVLSCEGCGHRIERPVAATTADPGQCGDCNP
- a CDS encoding LysR family transcriptional regulator; this translates as MELRHLRYMVAAAERGSFRRAAKAMGVHESAISRRVRDLEDEIGAALFVRHHGGVQLTHAGNQFLVRARKALRHIGHAAMDAGSHGRGEAGAVRIGIFSSLASGFLADLLRSFIAAHPAIRPDLVEGGPSTHINAIQRLELDVAFLTGEPSAEGCDVAQLWTERVYVAVPLGDELSKMAVISWAALYERHFIISDTDPGPEIHDYLIKHLADLGRHPSIESHRVGRDNLMHLVALGRGLTLTSEATIATRFPGVVYRPLSDDLLTFCAVWSPRNDNPALRRLLSLAKSLSAPQGLARSRVDS
- a CDS encoding DUF2274 domain-containing protein, whose protein sequence is MAKLKLGALDDDKPVKASVELPATVHRNLIAYAEVLARETGRPVGDPIKLISPMIERFMATDRAFAKARRTTGS
- a CDS encoding TrbI/VirB10 family protein — protein: MSEPQSPKDETAPLTGAAPEAASTMRLRAEAPRVTRLSRKVLAGIGLVASVGLGGALIYALQTRDGGKASEELYSTDNRSTADGLASLPRDYSRVPQLGPPLPGDLGRPILDAQNRGQPVPVPGIATPNPGLSAEEQRRLQEIETARTAKLFAGTEGRPLSSPAAGVASVAPPPAPDLTGLGLAPQPATPTAQDRQLAFLNAAADRRTVAPDRVAAPASPNILQAGAVISAALITGIRSDLPGQIAAQVTENIYDSPTGRTLLVPQGTRIIGQYDNNVQFGQSRVLLVWNRLIFPNGRSIVLERQPGADAEGYAGLQDGVDYHWWDLAKAAGLSTLLSVGAELATNDENRLIQAIRNGGQDTINDAGQQIVRRQLNVAPTLTIRPGFPVRVIVTRDLVLEPYGG
- the trbG gene encoding P-type conjugative transfer protein TrbG, with product MKPSFRRAGNPAFRTSTIAALLLSATTLAGCATTQKPPEISYDDAAPAVQTVDPPAPVQVVELPRPLPLPGQMKPVEERRRTPEPTDPAARVNQANAAARVQPVRDGFINAMQVYPWTQGALYQVYTAVGQITDIALQPGEQLVGSGPVAAGDTVRWIIGDTQSGSGATTQVHILVKPTRADLMTNLVINTNLRTYHMELRSTERTYMASVSWQYPQDQLIALRRQNAQAEAARPVATGVDLANINFRYAIEGDRAPWRPLRAYDDGRQVFIEFPRGIAQGEMPPLFVVGPEGNTSELVNYRVRGNYMIVDRLFAAAELRLGAGDRQRRVRVTRTDGRPTS
- the trbF gene encoding conjugal transfer protein TrbF, with the translated sequence MFKRPSTHYGKTPEPETPYQRAAQVWDDRIGGARVQARNWRLMAFGSLILSAGFAAALVWQSARGTVVPWVVQVDRLGQAQAIAPAVADYRPTDPQIAFHLARFIEQVRSIPADPIIVRQNWLRAYDFTTDRGAAALNDYARSNDPFTKVGRIQVAIDVSSVIRASPDSFRVAWTERRYENGQLAETSRWTAILTIVVQVPSNADRLRANPLGIYVNAINWSRELGQ